From the genome of Streptomyces sp. NBC_01116, one region includes:
- a CDS encoding pyridoxal phosphate-dependent aminotransferase, which translates to MEFRQSSKLNEVCYEIRGPVIEHANALEEAGHSVLRLNTGNPALFGFEAPEEIVQDMIRMLPQAHGYTDSRGILSARRAVVQRYQAMGLTEIGVDDVFLGNGVSELISMAVQALLEDGDEVLIPAPDFPLWTAVTTLAGGKAVHYVCDEESDWNPDLADMAAKITDRTRAVVIINPNNPTGAVYPREILEGILDLARRHGLMVFADEIYDQILYDGAEHHSAAVLAPDLVCLTFSGLSKTYRVAGFRSGWMVVSGPRQHARNYLEGLTMLASMRLCPNAPAQYAIQAALGGRQSIRELVAPGGRLHEQRDRAWERLNEIPGVSCVKPKGALYAFPRIDPKVHPIVDDEKFVLDLLLREKIQVVQGTGFSWPRPDHFRILTLPYADDLDAAISRIGRFLNGYRQ; encoded by the coding sequence ATGGAGTTCCGGCAGTCCAGCAAGCTCAACGAGGTCTGCTACGAGATCCGGGGCCCGGTCATCGAGCACGCCAACGCCCTGGAGGAGGCGGGCCACAGCGTGCTCCGGCTCAACACGGGCAATCCGGCGCTCTTCGGCTTCGAGGCTCCCGAGGAGATCGTCCAGGACATGATCCGGATGCTGCCGCAGGCCCACGGCTACACCGACTCGCGCGGCATCCTCTCGGCCCGGCGGGCGGTGGTCCAGCGTTACCAGGCCATGGGGCTGACCGAGATCGGCGTGGACGACGTGTTCCTCGGCAACGGGGTTTCCGAGCTGATCTCCATGGCGGTGCAGGCGCTGCTGGAGGACGGCGACGAGGTGCTGATCCCGGCCCCGGACTTCCCGCTGTGGACGGCGGTGACCACGCTCGCGGGCGGCAAGGCGGTGCACTACGTCTGCGACGAGGAGTCCGACTGGAATCCGGATCTCGCCGACATGGCCGCGAAGATCACCGACCGGACCAGGGCCGTCGTGATCATCAACCCGAACAACCCGACCGGGGCCGTCTATCCGCGCGAGATCCTCGAAGGCATCCTCGATCTGGCCCGGCGGCACGGACTGATGGTGTTCGCCGACGAGATCTACGACCAGATCCTGTACGACGGGGCCGAGCACCACAGCGCGGCGGTCCTCGCCCCCGACCTGGTCTGCCTCACCTTCAGCGGTCTGTCGAAGACGTACCGGGTGGCCGGCTTCCGGTCCGGCTGGATGGTGGTGTCCGGCCCGCGGCAGCACGCCCGCAACTATCTGGAGGGCCTCACCATGCTGGCCTCCATGCGCCTGTGCCCCAACGCCCCCGCCCAGTACGCCATTCAGGCCGCGCTCGGCGGACGGCAGTCGATCCGGGAGCTGGTCGCGCCGGGCGGGAGGCTGCACGAGCAGCGCGACCGGGCCTGGGAGCGGCTGAACGAGATCCCCGGCGTCTCGTGCGTGAAGCCGAAGGGCGCGCTGTACGCCTTCCCACGCATCGATCCGAAGGTGCACCCCATCGTCGACGACGAGAAGTTCGTGCTGGACCTGCTGCTGCGGGAGAAGATCCAGGTGGTGCAGGGCACCGGCTTCAGCTGGCCGCGCCCGGACCACTTCCGCATCCTGACCCTCCCGTACGCCGACGACCTCGACGCGGCGATCAGCCGCATCGGCCGCTTCCTGAACGGATACCGGCAGTGA
- a CDS encoding SWIM zinc finger family protein, whose product MSPRPATGPAARRSAPRARPGPDDLRRTFEAVPARTSAEGEPFAGSWWGRAWVDALESLSMDEARLARGRAYADDGKVAAITVTPGRVVAYVHGSRARPYRAELRLRTFTDPGWETLLDAVAAHPGHLSALLAKEMPHSLVPTAEEAGVRLLPAADDLDPTCTCPDHGRPCKHVAALCFQTALLLDSDPFVLLLMRGRGERELLDELGRRNAEHSARERPAAPAVPSVGAREAFAARFLPPLPAPLPVPPHPGQPPSYPDLPGARDPLGLDQLATDAAARAHALLTTGRDPLAGLTPWQDAVRLAAARPTAGLTATTRALYRELAYATGRTTTDLARAVAAWRQGEAEGLAVLQTPWDPPAGPFDRARPALAAADFPRFTPWRNHLTHPDGSLQLRFGRDHRWYGYESDPGADDWWPRAAPDPDPVAALEALLAGDSAPDTSGADDPSYVR is encoded by the coding sequence ATGAGCCCGCGCCCGGCCACCGGCCCGGCCGCCCGGAGGTCGGCACCCCGCGCCCGGCCCGGCCCGGACGACCTGCGGCGCACCTTCGAGGCGGTGCCCGCCCGCACCTCCGCCGAGGGCGAGCCCTTCGCCGGCAGCTGGTGGGGCCGGGCCTGGGTGGACGCGCTGGAGTCGCTGTCCATGGACGAGGCCCGGCTCGCCCGCGGCCGTGCCTATGCCGACGACGGCAAGGTCGCCGCGATCACCGTCACCCCCGGGCGGGTCGTCGCCTATGTGCACGGCAGCCGGGCCCGCCCCTACCGCGCCGAGCTGCGGCTGCGCACCTTCACCGACCCCGGCTGGGAGACCCTGCTCGACGCGGTCGCCGCCCACCCCGGCCATCTGTCCGCGCTGCTGGCCAAGGAGATGCCGCACTCCCTGGTCCCCACCGCCGAGGAGGCCGGTGTCCGGCTGCTGCCCGCCGCCGACGACCTCGACCCCACCTGCACCTGCCCCGACCACGGGCGGCCCTGCAAGCACGTCGCCGCCCTCTGCTTCCAGACGGCCCTGCTGCTCGACAGCGACCCGTTCGTCCTGCTGCTGATGCGGGGCCGGGGCGAGCGCGAGCTGCTGGACGAGCTGGGCCGGCGCAACGCCGAGCACTCCGCCCGCGAGCGCCCCGCCGCCCCCGCCGTCCCGTCGGTCGGGGCCCGGGAGGCCTTCGCCGCCCGCTTCCTGCCGCCGCTCCCGGCGCCCCTGCCCGTACCGCCGCATCCCGGTCAGCCACCGTCGTATCCGGATCTGCCCGGCGCCCGCGACCCGTTGGGCCTGGACCAACTCGCCACCGACGCCGCCGCCCGCGCCCACGCCCTGCTGACCACGGGCCGTGATCCGCTGGCCGGGCTCACCCCGTGGCAGGACGCGGTCCGCCTCGCCGCGGCCCGGCCGACCGCAGGGCTCACCGCCACCACCCGCGCGCTCTACCGGGAGCTGGCCTACGCCACCGGCCGCACCACCACCGACCTCGCCCGCGCCGTCGCGGCCTGGCGGCAGGGCGAGGCCGAGGGCCTCGCGGTGCTTCAGACGCCCTGGGATCCGCCGGCCGGCCCCTTCGACCGGGCCAGGCCCGCGCTCGCCGCCGCCGACTTCCCGCGCTTCACACCCTGGCGCAACCACCTCACCCACCCGGACGGTTCGCTCCAGCTCCGCTTCGGCCGCGACCACCGGTGGTACGGCTACGAATCCGATCCCGGCGCCGACGACTGGTGGCCGCGCGCCGCCCCGGACCCCGACCCGGTGGCCGCCCTGGAAGCCCTGCTGGCCGGCGACTCCGCCCCCGACACCTCCGGGGCCGACGACCCGTCGTACGTACGGTAA